The Podarcis muralis chromosome 10, rPodMur119.hap1.1, whole genome shotgun sequence genome includes a region encoding these proteins:
- the RBM17 gene encoding splicing factor 45, producing MSLYDDLGVETSDTKTEGWSKNFKLLQSQLQVKKAALTQAKSQRTKQSTVLAPVIDLKRGSASDERQIVDTPPHVAAGLKDPVPSGFSAGDVLIPLADEYDPMFPNDYEKVVKRQREERQRQRELERQKEIEEREKRRKDRHEASGFSRRPDPDSDEDEDYERERRKRSMGGAAIAPPTSLVERDKEPVSSSFPYEEEPRPRGSSSSKAAIPPPMYDEPERPRSPTGPSNSFLANMGGTVAHKIMQKYGFREGQGLGKHEQGLSTALSVEKTSKRGGKIIVGDAADKDASKKSDSNPLTEILKCPTKVVLLRNMVGAGEVDEDLEGETKEECEKYGKVGKCVIFEIPGAPDDEAVRIFLEFERVESAIKAVVDLNGRYFGGRVVKACFYNLDKFRVLDLAEQV from the exons ATGTCGCTTTATGATGATTTGGGAGTGGAGACCAGTGATACGAAAACAGAAGGCTGGTCCAAAAACTTCAAACTTCTGCAGTCTCAGTTGCAAGTGAAGAAGGCAGCTCTCACCCAGGCAAAG AGTCAGCGAACAAAGCAAAGCACAGTCCTTGCTCCCGTGATTGACCTGAAGCGAGGCAGTGCATCTGATGAGCGACAAATTGTAGACACCCCTCCTCACGTGGCAGCTGGCCTGAAG GACCCTGTCCCCAGTGGCTTTTCTGCAGGAGATGTCTTGATTCCTTTGGCTGATGAGTATGACCCCATGTTTCCCAACGATTACGAGAAAGTAGTAAAACGCCAGCGGGAAGAACGGCAAAGGCAGCGTGAGctggagaggcagaaagagattGAAGAAAGAGAGAA GAGGCGTAAAGACAGGCATGAGGCGAGTGGATTTTCAAGGCGGCCGGATCCAGATTCTGACGAAGATGAAGATTACGAAAGAGAGAGGCGGAAAAGAA GTATGGGAGGAGCTGCCATCGCACCACCTACTTCTTTGGTTGAGAGGGACAAAGAAC CTGTATCGTCGTCGTTCCCGTATGAAGAAGAGCCCAGGCCTCGCGGTTCATCATCGTCCAAAGCAGCCATTCCTCCCCCGATGTACGATGAGCCCGAGAGGCCTCGATCCCCGACAGGACCCAGCAACTCCTTCCTTGCTAACATGGG AGGCACAGTGGCACACAAGATCATGCAGAAATACGGCTTCCGAGAGGGCCAGGGTCTGGGGAAGCACGAGCAGGGCTTGAGCACGGCGCTGTCGGTGGAGAAAACCAGCAAGAGAGGGGGCAAAATCATTGTCGGCGATGCTGCTGATAAAG ATGCCTCCAAGAAATCGGATTCGAATCCCTTAACAGAGATACTAAAGTGCCCTACCAAAGTGGTTCTCCTACGG aataTGGTCGGAGCTGGGGAGGTTGATGAAGACCTGGAAGGCGAAACCAAGGAGGAATGTGAAAAATACGGCAAAGTGGGGAAGTGTGTCATCTTTGAG ATTCCAGGGGCACCTGATGATGAAGCTGTGAGAATATTCCTAGAGTTCGAAAGAGTGGAATCTGCAATTAAAG CCGTTGTTGACCTGAACGGAAGGTACTTTGGCGGACGAGTAGTGAAGGCATGTTTCTACAACCTGGACAAATTCCGAGTTTTGGACCTTGCGGAGCAAGTCTga